In a single window of the Aminomonas paucivorans DSM 12260 genome:
- a CDS encoding deoxyribonuclease IV, translating to MALIGSHVSIEGGLWRAFERGQEMGCEALQIFTKNQLQWFASPLPLRECERFYRAWRESGISTVVSHASYLINLAGEEAVRRKSVDALVQELQRCDALGIDRVVLHPGFHRQLTRQEGMKRVLHSLEEVLEQTEALRVRILLETMSGQGTSLGATLEECTSLCASAGDLRRVGVCLDLCHLFAAGYELRTPEGYERLVGTVERELGLDAVGCWHLNDSKDPKGSRKDRHAHPGSGALGTLPFSLVVSDRRFPDVPAILETPADRGKENLALLRKWRGRE from the coding sequence GTGGCTCTGATCGGCTCCCACGTGTCCATTGAGGGGGGACTGTGGAGGGCGTTTGAACGAGGGCAGGAGATGGGCTGCGAGGCCCTTCAGATCTTCACCAAGAACCAGCTTCAGTGGTTCGCCTCTCCCCTCCCCTTAAGGGAGTGCGAACGGTTTTACCGGGCCTGGCGAGAGAGCGGAATCTCCACGGTGGTGTCCCATGCCTCCTACCTCATCAACCTGGCGGGGGAAGAGGCGGTGCGCCGAAAGAGCGTGGACGCCCTCGTCCAGGAGCTGCAGCGTTGCGATGCCCTGGGGATCGATCGGGTGGTGCTTCATCCGGGCTTCCACAGGCAGCTCACCCGGCAGGAGGGGATGAAGCGGGTTCTGCATTCCCTGGAAGAGGTGCTGGAGCAGACGGAGGCCCTCCGGGTGCGTATCCTCCTGGAAACCATGTCCGGACAGGGCACTTCCCTGGGAGCGACCCTGGAGGAGTGCACGTCTCTCTGCGCTTCCGCCGGGGACCTGCGTCGAGTGGGGGTGTGCCTGGATCTGTGTCATCTCTTTGCGGCGGGGTACGAGCTTCGCACCCCCGAGGGGTACGAGCGTCTCGTGGGAACCGTGGAGAGGGAGCTGGGGCTGGATGCCGTGGGGTGCTGGCATCTGAACGATTCCAAGGACCCCAAGGGTTCCCGGAAGGATCGGCATGCCCACCCGGGAAGCGGTGCCCTGGGGACGCTTCCTTTTTCCCTGGTGGTCTCGGACCGTCGGTTTCCGGATGTCCCGGCAATCTTGGAAACTCCCGCGGATCGAGGGAAGGAGAACCTGGCGCTGCTGCGCAAATGGCGGGGCCGGGAATGA
- the glmM gene encoding phosphoglucosamine mutase, whose protein sequence is MRCLFGTDGVRDVANRGMMTPEMALRLGRAFILFLAERGIPRPRILLGRDTRRSGPMLEAALTSGMVSAGAQVRTLGIIPTPGVSYLLQEGEADGGAVISASHNPAEYNGIKFFDGAGFKLRDEDEAAIEDYLGDPLLDDWRPTGASIGETEPLLGGMDRYVLWLRECDPVGLRDGWTGVFDCAHGAACVPAKALVAGSPSSLRWIGDAPNGLNINEGVGVMHLSALSEEVLRARVPFGVAFDGDADRTLLCDSRGRVLDGDVILWVLARWLHGQGILGSGLVATVMSNLALEEKLQREGIRVFRCPVGDRYVLETMHREGSLLGGEQSGHVILRDWVRTGDGLCTALLFLRACRELEEDVDTLWDRFARYPQKLCNVKVRDRKAVMESPLLRETLGDAEAELKDRGRLLLRPSGTEPLIRVLVEARDVDLMGRVTDRIVQVLESIKG, encoded by the coding sequence GTGCGCTGTTTGTTCGGGACCGACGGGGTGAGGGACGTGGCGAACCGGGGCATGATGACCCCCGAGATGGCCCTACGGCTGGGCCGGGCGTTCATCCTCTTCCTGGCCGAACGGGGCATCCCTCGCCCCCGGATCCTCCTGGGCAGGGACACGAGGCGTTCCGGCCCCATGCTGGAAGCGGCCCTGACCAGCGGCATGGTGTCCGCGGGCGCTCAGGTGCGGACCCTGGGGATCATCCCCACTCCCGGGGTGAGCTATCTCCTCCAGGAAGGGGAAGCGGACGGGGGAGCGGTGATCAGCGCCTCTCACAATCCCGCGGAGTACAACGGCATCAAATTCTTCGACGGGGCGGGTTTCAAGCTTCGGGACGAGGACGAAGCGGCCATTGAGGACTATCTGGGAGACCCTCTGCTCGACGACTGGCGTCCCACCGGAGCTTCCATCGGCGAGACGGAACCCCTTTTGGGGGGGATGGATCGTTACGTGCTCTGGCTTCGGGAGTGCGACCCCGTAGGGCTTCGGGACGGCTGGACCGGAGTGTTCGACTGTGCCCACGGAGCCGCCTGCGTCCCCGCCAAGGCTCTGGTTGCGGGGAGTCCCTCCTCCCTTCGCTGGATCGGAGATGCCCCCAACGGTCTGAACATCAACGAGGGGGTGGGGGTCATGCACCTTTCCGCCCTTTCCGAAGAGGTCTTGCGCGCCCGTGTCCCCTTTGGGGTGGCCTTTGACGGCGATGCGGACCGAACCCTCCTGTGCGATTCCCGGGGTCGGGTCCTGGACGGGGACGTGATCCTCTGGGTCCTGGCTCGGTGGCTCCACGGACAGGGGATTCTGGGCAGCGGCCTGGTAGCCACGGTGATGAGCAACCTGGCCCTGGAGGAAAAGCTCCAAAGAGAGGGGATCCGGGTTTTCCGATGTCCCGTGGGGGACCGCTACGTCCTGGAGACCATGCACCGGGAGGGCTCCCTTCTGGGGGGAGAGCAGTCCGGGCACGTGATCCTTCGCGACTGGGTCCGCACGGGGGACGGCCTCTGCACTGCCCTCCTCTTCCTGCGGGCCTGCAGGGAACTGGAGGAGGACGTGGATACCCTCTGGGACCGTTTTGCCCGGTATCCGCAAAAACTGTGCAACGTCAAGGTCCGGGATCGCAAGGCCGTCATGGAGAGCCCCCTGCTTCGGGAGACCCTCGGGGACGCGGAGGCGGAGCTGAAGGATCGAGGGCGCCTCCTCCTTCGCCCCTCCGGCACGGAGCCCCTCATCCGGGTTCTGGTGGAGGCAAGGGACGTGGACCTCATGGGACGGGTCACGGACCGGATCGTCCAGGTCCTAGAGTCCATCAAGGGCTAG
- a CDS encoding NUDIX hydrolase, translated as MPLWREGGGFFTLLTVRSASLRRHPGQIAFPGGARDPEDRTPGQTAFREAREEVGLLPTEWRPLGLWGQERTFTSRFRVVPVLAEAASPGAWGRFSPDGAEVVTLVPLAVPPLKAGFSWETVPGRQISYVGPTHRLPCGKRVWGLTGRLLWRLSRLCSGEGVPVPWL; from the coding sequence ATCCCCCTGTGGAGGGAAGGCGGAGGTTTCTTCACCCTCCTGACGGTGCGCTCCGCCTCCTTGCGCCGCCATCCGGGGCAGATCGCCTTTCCCGGGGGGGCTCGGGACCCGGAAGACCGGACCCCCGGACAGACCGCTTTCCGGGAAGCCCGGGAGGAAGTGGGGCTGCTCCCGACGGAATGGCGCCCCCTGGGGCTCTGGGGACAGGAACGGACCTTCACTTCCCGTTTCCGCGTGGTCCCCGTGTTGGCGGAGGCTGCGTCCCCCGGTGCCTGGGGGCGCTTTTCTCCCGATGGGGCGGAGGTGGTCACCCTGGTTCCGCTTGCGGTCCCTCCCCTGAAAGCAGGGTTTTCCTGGGAGACGGTTCCCGGTAGACAGATCTCCTACGTCGGGCCGACGCACCGCCTCCCCTGCGGGAAACGGGTTTGGGGACTTACGGGGAGGCTCCTGTGGCGGCTTTCCCGGCTTTGCTCGGGGGAAGGGGTTCCGGTGCCGTGGCTCTGA
- a CDS encoding UTP--glucose-1-phosphate uridylyltransferase — translation MSHLQHCLFPVAGLGTRFLPATKETPKEMLPLIDRPLIHYGVEEAVASGCRDIVFVTGRGKRSIEDYFDRSHDLESLLLERGKGDLAELVRSISELARFSYVRQTEPLGLGHAVLCGQACCSSDYFGVILPDDVMVARPPVLAQLDAVRRSCGGSVLALEQVPWEETCRYGVVDAEDLGGGVFRIRGLVEKPRQEDAPSRLAIMGRYVLSRKVFAHLENLGPGSGGEFQLTDALQSLLQEEPLFGLVYQGQRLDCGTKEGWLRATVSLALKDPALRRLILDVLRQEEVVLGI, via the coding sequence TTGAGCCATCTCCAGCATTGCCTGTTTCCCGTGGCGGGGTTGGGAACCCGCTTTCTCCCCGCCACCAAGGAGACGCCCAAGGAAATGCTCCCCCTCATTGACCGTCCCCTCATCCATTACGGAGTGGAGGAAGCGGTTGCCTCGGGCTGCCGGGACATCGTCTTCGTCACCGGGCGGGGCAAACGTTCCATCGAGGACTACTTCGACCGCTCCCACGACCTGGAATCTCTGCTTCTGGAGAGAGGCAAGGGCGACCTGGCGGAGCTGGTTCGCTCCATCAGCGAGCTGGCTCGTTTCTCCTACGTCCGCCAGACGGAACCCCTGGGCCTGGGGCATGCGGTGCTCTGCGGGCAGGCCTGCTGCAGCAGCGACTACTTCGGGGTGATCCTGCCCGACGACGTGATGGTGGCCCGTCCTCCCGTGTTGGCCCAGCTGGACGCGGTGCGTCGATCCTGCGGAGGATCCGTGCTGGCCCTGGAGCAGGTTCCCTGGGAGGAGACCTGCCGCTACGGGGTGGTGGACGCGGAGGATCTGGGGGGCGGCGTGTTCCGCATCCGGGGGCTGGTGGAAAAACCCCGGCAGGAGGATGCCCCCAGCCGCCTTGCCATCATGGGGCGCTACGTCCTCTCCCGAAAAGTCTTTGCCCATCTGGAGAACCTGGGTCCCGGTTCCGGAGGGGAATTCCAGCTTACCGACGCCCTCCAGTCGCTGCTCCAGGAGGAACCTCTTTTCGGGCTGGTCTACCAAGGGCAGCGTCTGGATTGCGGCACCAAGGAAGGTTGGCTCCGTGCCACCGTGAGCCTGGCCCTCAAGGACCCGGCCCTGCGGAGGCTCATCCTGGACGTGCTCCGACAGGAGGAGGTGGTGCTGGGGATCTGA
- the mtrB gene encoding trp RNA-binding attenuation protein MtrB — MSDYVVVKALENGVTVIGLTRGQETKFAHTEKLDDGEVWIAQFTEHTSAIKVRGASEIHTKHGMLFSGRGRNEKG; from the coding sequence TTGAGCGACTACGTGGTGGTCAAGGCCCTGGAGAACGGGGTGACGGTCATCGGCCTGACCCGAGGCCAGGAGACGAAGTTTGCCCACACGGAGAAGTTGGACGACGGGGAGGTATGGATCGCTCAGTTCACGGAACACACCTCCGCCATCAAGGTGCGCGGCGCCTCGGAGATCCACACGAAGCACGGCATGCTCTTCAGTGGGAGGGGTCGAAATGAGAAGGGTTAA
- the cdaA gene encoding diadenylate cyclase CdaA: MPIPDLRWQDFLDIFIIAFIVYRLLLLVVDTRAMQLLKGLFVLAAVAVVAYFLELKALTWLLSRLLGALFIAIPILFQPELRRVLEELGRGHLWRVREIQERAESLAEELLRALLYLQGHRIGALVVLQKNTGLKEVWRSAVSLRAALSQELLVSLFWPGNPLHDGAVILDREMVIAASCYLPLTEKSDLSRWYGTRHRAALGVTEISDALALVVSEERGEVSLAVNGHLSRGLNEDQIRRLLLHYFRGGEKESSLWERFREELKGDVDLERTDSRE; the protein is encoded by the coding sequence TTGCCCATCCCGGATCTCCGCTGGCAGGATTTTCTGGACATCTTCATCATCGCCTTCATCGTCTACCGCCTTCTCCTTTTGGTGGTGGACACGAGGGCCATGCAGCTTCTCAAGGGGCTGTTCGTCCTGGCTGCCGTGGCGGTGGTGGCCTATTTTCTGGAACTGAAGGCCCTCACGTGGCTTTTGAGCCGCTTGCTAGGAGCCCTGTTCATCGCCATCCCCATTCTCTTCCAGCCGGAACTGCGCCGGGTGCTGGAGGAGCTGGGGCGGGGGCACCTATGGAGGGTCCGGGAGATCCAGGAGCGGGCGGAGAGCCTGGCGGAGGAACTGTTGCGGGCGCTCCTCTACCTCCAGGGGCATCGCATCGGAGCGCTGGTGGTCCTCCAGAAGAACACGGGGCTCAAGGAGGTCTGGCGCTCCGCCGTGAGCCTCCGGGCAGCCCTCTCCCAGGAGCTTCTGGTGTCCCTCTTCTGGCCCGGGAACCCCCTCCATGACGGGGCGGTGATCCTAGATCGGGAGATGGTCATCGCTGCGTCCTGCTACCTGCCCCTCACGGAGAAGAGCGACCTTTCCCGATGGTACGGCACCCGCCATCGGGCTGCCCTGGGGGTCACGGAGATCTCCGATGCCCTGGCCCTGGTGGTCTCGGAGGAACGCGGGGAGGTCTCCCTGGCGGTGAACGGCCACCTTTCCCGGGGCCTGAACGAGGATCAGATCCGCCGCCTGCTCCTTCACTACTTCCGGGGAGGGGAAAAAGAATCCTCCCTGTGGGAACGTTTCCGGGAGGAACTCAAGGGAGACGTGGATTTGGAGAGGACCGATTCCCGTGAATAA
- a CDS encoding CdaR family protein, whose amino-acid sequence MNKKCRGGRKTLDQWLSSRWSLRVLSLGVALLVWFFVAWDHQAQGHRTLRLPVEVVNLPEGTVFSVEEKWVEARFLGDVESLADLERERPQCTLDAKGLSVGSHRLPVRVPIPKGVRTVSLSPKTLKLTLERHLERRLAVRVERGEDFPEGARIHSFRVVPQEVVIRGAERDVLAVDLARVVVHAEDLKTKKRAFDVDLVTRATKGKLLRPVEVEPRSVRLTLVVSADRRSLRCPLRIPIVGAPERDYHVEGVSISPDQVLVEGPPALMEGMKELVLDPLDITGLKGDLVLDLPIKPPFPEVAIIGAQHAQVRVTLERKVNQRTLANILLRVEGESPVRQWVPTPERVSVTLEGSPSALAHVDEENPLVEAYVDVSNVVTPRIVLPVLVRNRREDLRILRVEPPRVQLQGQLP is encoded by the coding sequence GTGAATAAGAAATGCCGCGGGGGCCGAAAGACCTTGGATCAATGGCTCTCCTCCCGCTGGTCCCTTCGGGTTCTGTCCCTGGGGGTGGCCCTGTTGGTCTGGTTCTTCGTGGCCTGGGACCATCAGGCCCAGGGACATCGGACCCTGCGTCTGCCCGTGGAGGTGGTGAACCTCCCGGAAGGGACGGTCTTCTCCGTGGAGGAAAAATGGGTGGAGGCCCGATTCCTGGGAGATGTGGAAAGCCTGGCGGACCTAGAAAGAGAACGCCCTCAGTGCACCCTGGACGCCAAGGGACTCTCCGTGGGGAGTCATCGACTTCCCGTCCGCGTTCCCATCCCCAAGGGGGTTCGCACCGTCTCCCTCTCTCCGAAGACCTTGAAGCTCACCTTGGAGCGACACCTGGAGCGCCGACTTGCCGTGCGGGTGGAACGGGGGGAGGACTTTCCCGAAGGGGCCCGCATCCACTCCTTCCGGGTGGTGCCCCAGGAGGTGGTCATCCGGGGGGCGGAACGGGATGTCCTGGCGGTGGACCTGGCCAGAGTGGTGGTCCATGCGGAGGACCTGAAAACGAAGAAGCGGGCCTTCGACGTGGACCTGGTCACCCGGGCGACAAAGGGGAAGCTGCTCCGTCCTGTGGAGGTGGAGCCGCGCTCGGTCCGCCTGACCCTGGTGGTCTCCGCGGATCGCCGCTCCCTTCGGTGCCCCCTCCGCATCCCCATCGTGGGGGCCCCGGAACGGGACTACCACGTGGAGGGGGTCTCCATCAGCCCCGACCAGGTGTTGGTGGAAGGACCTCCCGCCCTCATGGAGGGGATGAAGGAGCTGGTCCTGGACCCGTTGGACATCACGGGGCTCAAGGGAGACCTGGTGCTGGATCTGCCGATCAAACCGCCCTTCCCGGAAGTTGCTATAATCGGAGCGCAGCATGCCCAGGTGCGCGTCACCCTGGAGCGGAAGGTCAACCAGAGGACTTTGGCGAACATCCTCCTCCGGGTGGAGGGAGAAAGCCCCGTTCGTCAGTGGGTCCCCACTCCGGAACGGGTGAGCGTCACTCTCGAGGGTTCCCCTTCCGCCTTGGCGCACGTCGACGAGGAAAACCCGTTGGTGGAGGCCTATGTCGATGTGAGCAATGTGGTGACGCCCCGCATCGTCCTTCCAGTTCTCGTCCGGAATCGACGGGAAGACTTGAGAATCCTCCGGGTGGAGCCTCCCCGGGTGCAGCTTCAAGGGCAACTGCCCTGA
- a CDS encoding alanine racemase, which produces MALPELMVHGDRILHNVREVVRRCGAAGVDLWGVTKGLCGNPQVGRLFLEGGCTALADSRVRNLRGLREAGIRAPLYLIRIPMEQELEELVEVADGALVSMGETLEALEELCRSRGRTFRAVVMVDVGDLREGVLPEELESLGRRCAALRHVVVEGLGTNLGCFGGILATPENLTELLQGAERFREASGLEAPLVSGGATLSLKLLEEGTLPRGINHLRVGEALLLGTDSTGMRTIPYLNQETMEIRAQVVELRRKPSVPRGTVGVDAFGAVPSFEDRGNRRRAILALGKQDVRLEGLTPLESGVEILGGSSDHLVCDVEEVPALQLGDVLSFRPNYGAMLAAATSPYLDLRVL; this is translated from the coding sequence ATGGCGTTGCCCGAACTGATGGTCCACGGAGATCGGATCCTCCATAACGTCCGGGAGGTGGTCCGGCGTTGCGGCGCTGCGGGAGTGGATCTGTGGGGGGTGACGAAGGGCCTCTGCGGGAACCCCCAGGTGGGGCGTCTTTTCCTGGAGGGAGGCTGCACCGCCCTGGCGGACAGCCGGGTGCGCAACCTCCGGGGGTTGCGGGAGGCAGGCATCCGCGCCCCCCTGTATCTCATCCGCATCCCCATGGAGCAGGAATTGGAGGAGCTGGTGGAGGTGGCGGACGGAGCCCTGGTCTCCATGGGGGAGACCCTGGAGGCCCTGGAGGAACTCTGTCGCAGCCGGGGGCGGACCTTCCGCGCCGTGGTGATGGTGGATGTGGGAGACCTGCGGGAAGGGGTCCTCCCGGAGGAGCTGGAATCCCTGGGGCGGCGGTGCGCCGCCCTGCGCCACGTGGTCGTGGAGGGACTGGGCACCAACCTGGGGTGCTTCGGGGGCATCCTGGCCACCCCGGAGAACCTCACCGAACTGCTCCAGGGGGCAGAACGCTTCCGGGAAGCATCGGGGCTGGAGGCTCCCCTGGTTTCCGGAGGGGCAACCCTATCCTTGAAGCTGCTGGAGGAGGGGACCCTTCCCCGGGGAATCAACCACCTTCGCGTGGGAGAGGCTTTGCTGCTGGGGACCGACTCCACGGGGATGCGCACCATCCCCTACCTGAACCAGGAGACCATGGAGATCCGGGCCCAGGTGGTGGAGCTTCGCCGCAAGCCCTCCGTCCCCCGGGGAACCGTGGGGGTGGACGCCTTCGGGGCGGTCCCGTCCTTCGAGGATCGGGGCAACCGCAGAAGGGCCATCCTGGCGCTGGGCAAGCAGGACGTGCGACTGGAGGGGTTGACCCCCCTGGAGTCGGGCGTCGAAATTCTGGGCGGATCCAGCGATCATCTGGTCTGCGACGTGGAGGAGGTGCCCGCCTTGCAGCTGGGAGACGTGCTCTCCTTCCGTCCCAACTACGGAGCCATGTTGGCGGCCGCCACCTCTCCCTACCTGGACCTGCGGGTCCTCTGA
- the pyk gene encoding pyruvate kinase has protein sequence MRRVKIVCTLGPACSDYDVLRTMAEAGMNVARLNFSHGDYETHALNLKLVRRVEEEIRRPLAVLLDTKGPEIRTGLLKGHAPVNLLPGKTFDLIVPQIDGDERGVSISYPNLPGEIAEGQDVFIDDGSLHLRVERVYEDRITCKVLVGGELGERKGVNVPEATLSVPTLTSKDIEDIRWGVENGMDFIAVSFVRTRDDIMQVRRVLEELGGTMKIIAKIETRQAVQHLDEIAQVVDGMMVARGDLGVEMPTEDVPLVQKRIIEVCRNQGKPVIVATQMLDSMIRNPRPTRAEANDVANAVLDGADAVMLSGETAKGKYPVQAVETMNRIVTRAEQEMRLWQRTCQSPAVANNVSDAVSHAAMSIAEDMRAASVISLTRSGSTARMVSKYRPLCPIVAATPSRNTWRELALLWGVYPVMREEANNAEEAVEAAMAAALEEGFVSEGDLVVITAGVPVGIPGTTNMVQVYTIGQILVKGLSLIKREASGFVCRARNAQEALTKMRPGDVLVVEQTDREYVQAMKKAVAIITEEGGLTSHAAIVALELGVPCVVSARDCMKLLQDGMLVTVDGTRGVVYQGRVKLR, from the coding sequence ATGAGAAGGGTTAAGATCGTCTGCACCTTGGGTCCCGCTTGCAGCGACTACGATGTCCTTCGCACCATGGCGGAGGCGGGGATGAACGTGGCCCGCCTGAACTTCAGCCATGGGGATTACGAGACTCACGCCCTGAACCTCAAATTGGTACGGAGGGTAGAGGAGGAGATCCGACGTCCCCTGGCGGTCCTGCTGGACACCAAGGGGCCGGAGATCCGCACGGGGCTGCTCAAGGGCCATGCTCCCGTGAACCTCCTGCCCGGCAAGACCTTCGACCTGATCGTTCCCCAGATCGACGGGGACGAACGGGGGGTCTCCATCAGCTACCCCAACCTCCCGGGGGAAATCGCCGAGGGGCAGGACGTGTTCATCGACGACGGCAGCCTCCACCTTCGGGTGGAACGGGTCTACGAGGACCGCATCACCTGCAAGGTCCTGGTGGGGGGGGAGCTGGGGGAACGCAAGGGAGTCAACGTGCCCGAGGCCACCCTTTCCGTCCCCACCCTCACCTCCAAGGACATCGAGGACATCCGCTGGGGCGTGGAAAACGGCATGGACTTCATCGCCGTCTCCTTCGTCCGCACCCGGGACGACATCATGCAGGTCCGCCGGGTGTTGGAAGAACTGGGGGGCACCATGAAGATCATCGCCAAGATCGAGACCCGCCAGGCGGTGCAGCACCTGGACGAGATCGCCCAGGTGGTGGACGGCATGATGGTGGCCCGGGGCGACCTGGGGGTGGAGATGCCTACGGAGGACGTCCCCCTGGTGCAGAAGCGCATCATCGAGGTCTGCCGGAACCAGGGTAAGCCCGTCATCGTGGCCACCCAGATGCTGGATTCCATGATCCGCAACCCTCGCCCCACCCGGGCGGAGGCCAACGATGTGGCCAACGCGGTGCTGGACGGGGCGGACGCGGTGATGCTCTCCGGCGAGACTGCCAAGGGGAAGTATCCCGTCCAGGCGGTGGAGACCATGAACCGCATCGTCACCCGGGCGGAACAGGAGATGCGCCTCTGGCAGAGGACCTGCCAGTCCCCCGCCGTGGCCAACAACGTCTCCGACGCGGTGAGCCACGCCGCCATGAGCATTGCCGAGGACATGCGGGCGGCTTCCGTCATCTCCCTGACCCGAAGCGGCAGCACCGCCCGGATGGTCAGCAAGTACCGCCCCCTCTGCCCCATCGTGGCGGCCACCCCGTCGCGCAACACCTGGCGCGAGCTGGCCCTGCTCTGGGGGGTGTACCCGGTGATGCGGGAGGAGGCCAACAACGCGGAAGAGGCGGTGGAAGCCGCCATGGCGGCGGCCCTGGAGGAGGGCTTCGTCTCCGAAGGGGACTTGGTGGTCATTACCGCGGGGGTGCCCGTGGGCATCCCGGGGACCACCAACATGGTCCAGGTCTACACCATCGGCCAGATCCTGGTGAAGGGCCTGTCCCTCATCAAGAGAGAGGCCTCGGGTTTCGTGTGCCGAGCTCGAAACGCCCAGGAGGCCCTGACCAAGATGCGCCCCGGGGACGTGCTGGTGGTGGAGCAGACCGACCGGGAATACGTCCAGGCCATGAAGAAGGCCGTGGCCATCATCACCGAGGAGGGGGGACTTACCAGCCATGCGGCCATCGTGGCCCTGGAGCTGGGGGTTCCCTGCGTGGTCAGCGCAAGGGACTGCATGAAGCTCCTCCAGGACGGCATGCTGGTGACGGTGGACGGAACCCGGGGTGTGGTCTACCAGGGGCGGGTGAAGCTGCGCTGA